A single genomic interval of Methanomassiliicoccus sp. harbors:
- the tgtA gene encoding tRNA guanosine(15) transglycosylase TgtA: MFELIRRDGLARIGKLDTPHGQLETPALLPVVNPRLVTVPPRELHDVFGFRALITNSYIIRNDPKLNARAKEVGLHEMLDFPGVIMTDSGTFQSHMYGEVEVKNEDIINFQRDIGTDIGTVLDIFTEPDWSKEKTSHAVDVTMDRTIEAAQLKGGMLLAGVVQGSVFEDLREDCARRLALVDVDVHPIGGVVPLMEQYRFTELVDVIVASKKGLDPSRPVHLFGAGHPMVFALAALLGCDMFDSASYAKFARDDRFMFPEGTASLVDMKGVHCHCPACQSHSYQEIVAMKPAERTALIARHNLWVSLEEVQRVKRAILEGDLWELVERRCRAHPALLSALRRLARHKGYLEKFEPLSRDNSLLYTGPETLNRPVFLRYEQRFFERYKYPDTEVMVAFEESGKPYARHYQKEMADVLESCDAHFFVASPVGAVPIELDEMYPVAQSLFPEPVDRETKERIREQMEHLSHEHPYALGVAWDGQATIDTLEMMCRKKPSFDIDIARVRAVCDYQFGKGAADILLKGRVTIKKSETTGKIRNVLVDGEHILSMRANDGFFTLRPPGAVRLKNGFPAPRLRVTVKDDSIPFNREGKNVFNAFVIECDPELRPMDEALVVDQKDELVALGRTMLTRDEMFSFRTGIAVKVREGIKL, encoded by the coding sequence ATGTTCGAGCTCATCAGGCGCGACGGCCTGGCCAGGATCGGGAAGCTGGATACCCCCCATGGGCAGCTGGAGACGCCGGCGCTCCTGCCGGTGGTGAACCCCCGCCTGGTGACCGTCCCTCCCCGGGAACTGCACGACGTGTTCGGCTTCCGGGCCCTTATCACCAATTCCTACATCATTAGGAACGATCCCAAGCTCAACGCCAGGGCCAAGGAGGTCGGTCTGCACGAGATGCTCGACTTCCCCGGGGTCATCATGACCGACTCCGGCACCTTCCAGTCGCACATGTACGGTGAGGTCGAGGTCAAGAACGAGGACATCATCAACTTCCAGCGGGACATCGGCACCGACATCGGTACGGTGCTGGACATCTTTACCGAGCCGGACTGGAGCAAGGAGAAGACCTCTCACGCGGTCGATGTCACCATGGACCGGACCATCGAGGCCGCTCAGCTGAAGGGTGGCATGCTCCTCGCCGGCGTGGTGCAGGGCTCGGTGTTCGAGGACCTGCGTGAGGATTGCGCCCGCCGCCTGGCGCTCGTGGATGTGGATGTGCACCCCATCGGCGGAGTGGTGCCGCTCATGGAGCAATATAGGTTCACGGAGCTGGTCGACGTCATCGTGGCGTCCAAGAAAGGGCTGGACCCCAGCCGGCCGGTCCACCTGTTCGGCGCTGGGCACCCCATGGTGTTTGCCCTAGCCGCCCTCTTGGGCTGCGACATGTTCGATTCCGCCTCCTATGCCAAGTTCGCCCGGGACGACCGGTTCATGTTCCCCGAGGGCACCGCCAGCCTGGTAGACATGAAGGGAGTGCACTGCCACTGCCCCGCCTGCCAGTCCCATTCCTACCAGGAGATCGTGGCGATGAAGCCGGCGGAGCGCACGGCGCTCATCGCCCGCCACAACCTGTGGGTCTCGCTGGAGGAAGTGCAGCGGGTCAAGCGGGCCATCCTCGAGGGGGACCTGTGGGAGCTGGTGGAGAGGCGCTGCCGCGCCCATCCCGCCCTGCTCAGCGCCCTGCGCCGGCTGGCCAGGCACAAGGGATATCTGGAGAAGTTCGAGCCCTTGAGCCGAGACAACAGCCTGCTGTACACCGGTCCGGAGACCCTGAATCGCCCGGTGTTCCTCCGCTACGAGCAGAGGTTCTTCGAGCGTTACAAGTACCCTGACACCGAGGTCATGGTAGCATTCGAGGAGTCCGGGAAGCCGTACGCCAGGCACTACCAGAAAGAGATGGCCGATGTGCTGGAATCGTGCGATGCCCACTTCTTCGTCGCTTCGCCGGTGGGTGCCGTGCCCATCGAGCTCGACGAGATGTATCCCGTGGCCCAATCGTTGTTCCCCGAGCCCGTGGACCGGGAGACCAAGGAGCGGATCAGGGAACAGATGGAGCACCTATCTCATGAGCACCCCTATGCGCTCGGAGTAGCGTGGGATGGACAAGCTACGATCGACACCCTGGAGATGATGTGCCGGAAGAAGCCATCATTCGACATCGACATCGCCAGGGTGCGGGCGGTATGCGACTACCAGTTCGGCAAGGGTGCGGCGGACATACTGCTGAAGGGCAGGGTTACGATCAAGAAATCGGAGACCACCGGCAAGATCAGGAACGTGCTTGTGGACGGGGAGCACATCCTATCCATGCGCGCCAACGATGGCTTTTTCACTCTCCGCCCACCGGGAGCAGTGCGACTCAAGAACGGATTCCCCGCCCCCCGGCTCAGGGTGACGGTCAAGGATGATTCCATACCATTCAACCGTGAGGGCAAGAACGTGTTCAACGCGTTCGTGATCGAGTGCGACCCCGAACTCCGCCCCATGGACGAGGCCCTGGTCGTGGATCAGAAGGATGAGCTGGTCGCGCTCGGGCGGACCATGCTGACCAGGGACGAGATGTTCTCCTTCCGCACCGGGATCGCTGTCAAGGTCCGCGAGGGCATCAAGCTCTGA
- a CDS encoding KEOPS complex subunit Pcc1: protein MSVDCEIVLEYETERDAIAVMEAISPDNAPYAEAERDGMKVIIRSRSDTCPQMLHTMEDLLACVRVAEETVQASK, encoded by the coding sequence GTGAGCGTCGATTGCGAGATCGTTTTGGAGTACGAAACGGAGAGGGATGCCATCGCGGTGATGGAAGCGATATCCCCGGACAATGCCCCCTACGCCGAGGCGGAGCGGGATGGGATGAAGGTCATCATCCGCTCGCGCTCCGACACCTGCCCCCAGATGCTACACACCATGGAAGACCTCCTCGCATGCGTCAGGGTGGCCGAGGAGACGGTGCAGGCGTCGAAGTGA
- a CDS encoding nitroreductase family protein, producing the protein MLDIIECFEKRRSVRAFTDEPVPEDVIENALLMANQAPSAGNLQARDFVVVRDEGMRAKLADASPGHKFLMDAPVMIVCCANLDRVIEYGPRGKDLYAIQDVSASVENMLLYITARGYGGCWIGAFDERKVADTLGLPKHVRPLTLIPIGRPMREGTKPPRVKIELLVHNERW; encoded by the coding sequence GTGCTGGACATTATCGAATGCTTCGAGAAGAGAAGGAGCGTCAGGGCGTTCACCGACGAGCCGGTACCGGAGGATGTCATTGAGAACGCCCTCTTGATGGCCAATCAGGCACCCTCGGCCGGGAACCTCCAGGCCAGGGACTTCGTCGTTGTTCGAGACGAAGGCATGAGGGCAAAGCTGGCGGACGCCTCGCCCGGCCACAAGTTCCTGATGGACGCACCGGTGATGATCGTATGCTGCGCCAACCTCGATCGGGTAATCGAGTACGGCCCCCGAGGCAAGGACCTGTACGCCATACAGGACGTCTCGGCCTCGGTGGAGAACATGCTGCTGTACATCACCGCCCGAGGGTATGGGGGTTGCTGGATCGGGGCCTTCGACGAAAGAAAGGTAGCTGACACTTTGGGACTCCCGAAGCACGTCCGCCCCCTGACCCTGATCCCGATCGGGAGGCCGATGAGGGAAGGTACCAAGCCGCCCAGGGTGAAGATCGAATTGCTCGTGCACAACGAACGATGGTGA
- a CDS encoding tRNA (N(6)-L-threonylcarbamoyladenosine(37)-C(2))-methylthiotransferase: MKVRVETYGCTMNQGEGAELAEKLAALGHEVVDDPRDADLVVLNTCTVIKETENRMLKRMAELNGQRKKIIVAGCMASVQADEIIKHAPSAIIMAPRDYPSFSSVVESAFGRGEASPLVVQSCPVTSVLPVAQGCIGACSYCITRFARGTLASYPADSLIAAARSALQAGARELLVTAQDTACYGFDRGTDLSALLDGITALPGEFMVRVGMMNPDNLGRIIDRFLPSWTSPKVYQFTHLPVQSGSAAVLEGMNRGYRPEEFTSLVARLRAASPSMTLSTDIITGFPGETEEDHRATVDLLNEVRPDTVNVTRFSPRQGTPAARARNQVPGWVSKERSRELSRLRFEISSAVNAALVGRREKVLVTEEGKSGTSIARTASYKPVVLPGKLPLGTWLDAEVVSSAPTHLFGRTL, encoded by the coding sequence GTGAAGGTCCGCGTGGAGACCTACGGCTGCACCATGAACCAGGGCGAGGGAGCGGAGCTGGCCGAGAAGCTCGCCGCTCTGGGTCACGAGGTGGTGGACGACCCCCGGGACGCGGATCTGGTGGTTCTCAACACCTGCACGGTGATCAAGGAGACCGAGAACCGCATGCTCAAGCGCATGGCCGAGCTCAACGGGCAGCGCAAGAAAATCATCGTTGCCGGGTGCATGGCTTCGGTGCAAGCGGACGAGATCATCAAGCATGCGCCCAGCGCCATCATTATGGCTCCTCGGGACTATCCCTCGTTCTCGTCGGTGGTGGAGAGCGCCTTCGGGCGGGGCGAGGCGTCGCCCTTAGTGGTCCAGTCCTGCCCGGTGACCTCGGTGCTCCCGGTGGCTCAGGGGTGCATCGGCGCCTGCTCTTACTGCATCACCAGGTTCGCCCGAGGGACTCTGGCCAGCTATCCCGCCGACTCCCTCATCGCCGCCGCCAGGTCCGCGCTGCAGGCGGGGGCGCGGGAGCTTCTGGTAACCGCCCAGGACACCGCATGCTATGGCTTCGACCGGGGCACCGATCTCTCCGCCCTGCTGGACGGGATCACCGCCCTGCCAGGGGAGTTCATGGTGCGGGTGGGCATGATGAACCCCGATAACCTCGGCCGCATTATCGACCGCTTCCTCCCTTCGTGGACCTCGCCCAAGGTGTACCAGTTCACCCACCTGCCGGTGCAGAGCGGCAGCGCGGCGGTGCTGGAAGGAATGAACCGCGGTTACCGGCCGGAGGAGTTCACATCCCTGGTCGCCAGACTGAGGGCGGCCTCGCCGTCCATGACCCTGTCCACCGACATCATCACCGGCTTCCCCGGGGAAACTGAGGAGGACCACCGCGCCACCGTCGATTTGCTGAACGAGGTCCGCCCGGACACCGTCAACGTGACTCGGTTCTCCCCGCGCCAGGGGACCCCGGCGGCCAGAGCCCGCAATCAGGTGCCGGGCTGGGTGTCCAAAGAGCGCTCGCGAGAGCTGTCTCGCCTCAGATTCGAGATATCCTCGGCGGTCAACGCCGCCCTGGTGGGGAGGCGGGAGAAGGTCTTGGTGACCGAGGAGGGCAAGAGCGGCACCTCCATCGCCCGGACGGCGTCGTACAAGCCGGTGGTCCTGCCGGGGAAGCTGCCGCTGGGCACCTGGCTGGACGCGGAGGTCGTGTCCAGCGCCCCGACCCATCTATTCGGCAGGACCCTGTGA
- a CDS encoding flavin reductase family protein: protein MEDIDSNVGFSMTSPLPYVLVTSADKEGRANVLGVSWVTKLSFDPFLMAVSIGHTRYSHDLIKNSGEFVICYPSAEQSKQALYCGFHSGRCEDKFARSGLAATPSRKVKPPTIEGCTVAFECRLFDSHEVGDHTLFVGEVVAVTGDPERPYHTFVTVGQRPIAMGPKGNVRS from the coding sequence ATGGAAGACATCGATTCCAACGTGGGGTTCAGCATGACCTCTCCGTTGCCCTATGTGTTGGTGACTTCGGCGGACAAGGAAGGCAGAGCCAACGTCCTGGGTGTCTCCTGGGTCACCAAGCTTTCCTTCGACCCCTTCCTTATGGCAGTGTCCATCGGCCATACCCGGTACTCCCATGACCTCATCAAAAATAGCGGGGAGTTCGTCATCTGCTATCCTTCCGCCGAACAGAGCAAACAGGCCCTATACTGCGGCTTCCACTCCGGCCGGTGCGAGGATAAGTTCGCTCGGAGCGGCCTGGCGGCCACCCCTAGCAGGAAGGTCAAACCGCCGACGATCGAGGGGTGTACGGTCGCTTTCGAATGCAGGCTCTTCGATTCCCACGAGGTAGGGGACCACACGTTGTTCGTCGGAGAGGTGGTAGCGGTCACCGGCGATCCCGAGAGGCCTTATCATACCTTCGTGACCGTCGGCCAGAGGCCGATAGCTATGGGTCCGAAGGGGAATGTGAGATCATAG
- a CDS encoding winged helix-turn-helix domain-containing protein, with amino-acid sequence MRGPQKYRSKGRIFADILRAISESSPAKVTHILYRSNLSHDRLSKYLQQLEESGLIDKEQEGERAFYSITDEGQKFIVEFRRMEEFAEAFGLDI; translated from the coding sequence ATGAGGGGGCCTCAGAAGTACCGCTCAAAGGGCCGCATATTCGCTGACATCCTGAGGGCGATATCGGAGAGCTCTCCGGCCAAGGTCACGCACATACTGTACCGATCCAATCTCTCGCATGACCGCCTCTCCAAATACCTGCAGCAGTTGGAGGAGTCGGGCCTCATCGATAAAGAGCAAGAGGGGGAGCGTGCGTTCTACTCAATTACTGACGAGGGACAGAAGTTCATTGTCGAGTTCAGGCGGATGGAGGAATTTGCCGAGGCGTTCGGCCTCGATATTTGA
- the acsA gene encoding acetate--CoA ligase: protein MRAVTDVAGPEPAKETIQSLGLGNLEDYERAWREFNWATMDKEFDWSNGGVHNIAAEAMDRHARNWRKNKIALYSITAGDKVKKFTFREMSHITTRLASGLTKLGAVKGDRIFVFLDRTSELYMSMLGIVKMGGIAGPLFSALGPEAFKDRALDCGARFVITSPYLYKRLEPIMDDLVDVQKFIIVGDNSDLGERTVSFEDILASGDPSFRTVDMAPNEPYIIHYTSGSTGKPKGVLLGHQAMVQHLFTSKNVLDLREDDIYWCTADPGWVTGTTYGIFGPWCLGTSIVSYEGRFDPRTWYAILQDYGITVWYTAPTALRMLMRAGDDAVKEYDLSSLRHICSIGEPLNAEVVRWGMRVLDRRIHDTWFQTETGAITICNYPCMAIKPGSMGKPIPGVKVGIVDEEGNELPPGREGFLAIRPGWPSMMLGIWRNTPKFKEYFRVPGWYIAGDQAYKDEDGYFWFLGRADDVIKTSGERLGPFEVESALIEHPAVAEAGVIGKPDELRGEIVKAFITLRPGHAPSDQLKEDITKFVKTRLAYYAYPREIEFVDTLPKTRSGKIMRRVLKAKELGQPLGDLSTLED from the coding sequence ATGAGAGCGGTGACGGATGTGGCCGGCCCTGAACCGGCAAAGGAGACGATCCAATCTCTCGGATTGGGCAACCTCGAGGATTACGAGAGGGCCTGGAGGGAGTTCAATTGGGCGACTATGGATAAGGAGTTCGATTGGTCCAACGGCGGTGTCCACAACATCGCCGCGGAGGCCATGGATCGCCATGCTCGGAACTGGAGGAAGAACAAGATCGCACTGTACTCGATCACCGCCGGCGACAAGGTCAAGAAATTCACCTTCCGGGAGATGTCCCACATCACCACCCGACTGGCCAGCGGGTTGACGAAGCTCGGAGCGGTCAAGGGCGACCGCATCTTCGTATTCCTGGACCGGACCTCGGAGCTGTACATGTCGATGCTCGGTATCGTTAAAATGGGAGGCATCGCCGGCCCCCTGTTCTCTGCGCTGGGGCCGGAGGCGTTCAAGGACCGGGCCCTCGACTGCGGCGCCCGGTTTGTGATCACCTCTCCCTATCTGTACAAGCGGCTGGAGCCGATCATGGACGACTTGGTCGACGTTCAGAAGTTCATCATCGTCGGTGACAATTCGGACCTCGGCGAGCGAACGGTGAGCTTTGAGGACATACTCGCTTCCGGTGACCCATCGTTCCGAACCGTCGACATGGCCCCCAACGAGCCGTACATCATCCACTACACCTCGGGCTCGACCGGGAAACCGAAGGGCGTGCTGCTGGGACACCAGGCCATGGTGCAGCACCTTTTCACCTCTAAGAACGTCCTCGACCTCAGGGAGGATGACATTTATTGGTGCACCGCCGACCCCGGGTGGGTCACCGGCACCACCTACGGCATCTTCGGACCGTGGTGCCTTGGTACCTCGATCGTTTCCTACGAAGGCCGCTTCGATCCCAGGACCTGGTACGCGATCCTGCAGGACTACGGGATCACCGTCTGGTATACGGCTCCGACGGCCCTCAGGATGCTGATGAGGGCCGGTGACGATGCGGTGAAGGAGTATGATCTATCCTCCCTGCGCCACATCTGCTCGATCGGAGAGCCCCTCAACGCCGAGGTCGTGCGGTGGGGAATGAGGGTCCTGGACCGCCGCATCCATGATACGTGGTTCCAAACCGAGACCGGAGCGATTACGATATGCAACTATCCTTGCATGGCCATAAAGCCGGGGTCGATGGGTAAACCGATCCCGGGGGTCAAGGTCGGAATAGTCGACGAGGAGGGTAATGAGTTGCCACCGGGGCGAGAAGGCTTCCTGGCCATCCGGCCGGGCTGGCCGTCGATGATGCTGGGCATCTGGAGGAACACTCCCAAGTTCAAGGAGTACTTCCGCGTCCCCGGCTGGTACATCGCCGGGGACCAGGCATACAAGGACGAGGACGGCTACTTCTGGTTCCTGGGCCGAGCTGACGACGTCATCAAGACCTCCGGCGAGCGGCTCGGACCGTTCGAGGTCGAGTCGGCGCTCATCGAGCACCCCGCCGTCGCCGAGGCCGGGGTCATCGGAAAACCGGACGAGCTGCGGGGCGAGATCGTCAAGGCCTTCATCACCCTGCGCCCGGGGCACGCTCCCTCCGACCAACTGAAGGAGGACATCACCAAGTTCGTCAAGACTCGGCTGGCATACTACGCGTACCCGAGGGAGATCGAGTTCGTCGACACGCTGCCGAAGACGCGCAGCGGCAAGATCATGCGCCGGGTGCTCAAGGCCAAGGAGCTCGGTCAGCCGCTGGGGGACCTCTCCACGCTGGAGGATTGA
- a CDS encoding four-helix bundle copper-binding protein yields the protein MAEMTMSERSDTVEGCIQACRECNETCLGTMTYCLSRGGEHAEVSHMKMMRDCEEICSTSVQSMIRSSKFSPDFCDLCAKICDECAASCEQFDDDRQMSACAETCRNCAKACRDMSSVPM from the coding sequence ATGGCCGAGATGACAATGAGCGAGAGGAGCGACACCGTGGAGGGGTGCATCCAGGCATGCAGAGAGTGCAACGAGACCTGCCTGGGGACGATGACCTACTGCCTCAGTAGGGGAGGAGAGCACGCAGAGGTCAGCCACATGAAAATGATGCGCGATTGCGAGGAGATTTGCAGCACGAGCGTGCAGAGCATGATCAGGAGCTCGAAGTTCTCGCCTGATTTCTGCGATCTTTGCGCTAAAATATGCGACGAGTGCGCGGCCAGCTGCGAACAGTTCGACGACGACCGGCAGATGTCCGCCTGCGCCGAGACCTGCCGCAACTGCGCTAAGGCGTGCAGGGATATGTCCAGCGTGCCGATGTGA
- a CDS encoding ATP-binding cassette domain-containing protein has product MGDGTVDDIIIVDRLEKNFEDIRAVDGISFSVQRGEIFGFLGPNGAGKSTTIKVLTTLIRKDEGEVLIDGLDLSKQPDQVRRIIGYASQEVGVDNDLTARENLYIQCRYYHLPKERAREKVESLLRTVNLAGAGDRKLSTFSGGMRKRLDLATALVSDPKVLFLDEPTTGLDPKSRRELWDYIRLLNRQGATIFLTTQYMEEADQLADRLCIIDQGRIVSEGVPESLKAQIGGDTIAISFPDDPELISRAKDLLGGLPQVRDIRDCEIDDICENGLVLTVTDGSSAMPLVVRTLDGQGIEIKKLTLAEPTLDDVFLKLTGRTLKVSEKEDGSRKGRRGRRSR; this is encoded by the coding sequence ATGGGGGACGGCACCGTGGATGACATCATAATCGTTGACCGGCTGGAGAAGAACTTCGAGGACATCAGGGCGGTGGACGGCATCTCGTTCTCGGTGCAGCGAGGCGAGATATTCGGTTTCCTCGGCCCCAACGGGGCCGGCAAGAGCACGACCATCAAGGTCCTCACGACATTGATCAGGAAGGACGAGGGAGAGGTCCTGATCGATGGCCTGGATCTGTCGAAGCAACCGGATCAGGTAAGGCGAATAATCGGCTATGCCTCGCAGGAGGTAGGGGTCGACAACGACCTCACGGCGAGGGAGAACCTCTACATCCAGTGTCGATACTACCACCTGCCGAAGGAGAGGGCGAGGGAGAAGGTAGAGAGCCTGTTGCGAACAGTCAACCTGGCGGGGGCCGGCGATAGGAAGCTGTCGACATTCTCCGGAGGCATGCGGAAGCGTCTGGACCTGGCCACCGCACTGGTGTCCGATCCCAAGGTCTTGTTCTTGGACGAACCGACGACCGGCCTGGACCCCAAGAGCCGCAGGGAGCTGTGGGATTACATCAGGCTCCTCAACCGCCAGGGGGCCACCATATTCTTGACCACCCAGTATATGGAAGAGGCGGACCAGTTGGCCGACAGGCTGTGCATAATCGACCAGGGAAGGATCGTCTCCGAGGGAGTGCCGGAGAGCCTGAAGGCCCAGATCGGCGGGGACACTATCGCCATAAGCTTTCCTGACGATCCTGAGCTGATAAGCAGGGCAAAGGACCTGCTCGGCGGGCTGCCGCAGGTGCGAGACATCCGGGATTGCGAGATCGACGACATCTGCGAGAATGGCCTTGTGCTTACCGTCACGGACGGGTCGTCGGCCATGCCCCTGGTGGTCCGCACGCTCGACGGACAAGGGATCGAGATCAAGAAGCTGACCCTGGCCGAGCCGACGCTGGACGATGTGTTCCTCAAGCTCACGGGAAGGACGCTCAAGGTCAGTGAGAAGGAGGATGGAAGCAGGAAAGGCAGGCGGGGGAGGCGATCCCGATGA
- a CDS encoding ABC transporter permease yields the protein MNMEWGSEIGTVFYRWIIKLRRRPIYLFFSLIQPLVWFLLFTQAFSAIGDIPGFAQITGTSDYITFFTAAVIIQTVASSALQSGIGMVNDIDSGYLDKMKTAPIRKSSILLGKVLSDGVSIVIQVAIILGLALLVGVRIATGVPGIILILLLSMVFGIAWSGISLFVGLKTKNSETTLSVGLLTTFPLLFLSTAVMPKPLLPEWVQKVATINPISYISDALQGLIIRGFEWSAIGNAIIVTIIIGIISLGASIALFRRAVS from the coding sequence ATGAACATGGAGTGGGGCTCGGAGATCGGGACGGTCTTCTACCGCTGGATCATCAAGCTGAGAAGACGGCCGATCTATCTCTTCTTCTCCCTCATACAGCCGCTGGTGTGGTTCCTTCTGTTCACTCAGGCGTTCTCGGCCATCGGGGACATCCCTGGCTTCGCCCAGATCACCGGGACCAGCGACTACATCACCTTCTTCACCGCGGCGGTCATCATCCAGACCGTGGCTTCATCCGCCTTGCAATCGGGCATAGGCATGGTCAACGACATTGACAGCGGCTACCTGGATAAGATGAAAACGGCACCGATACGCAAATCATCCATCCTGCTGGGCAAGGTCCTAAGCGACGGCGTGAGCATCGTCATCCAGGTGGCGATCATCCTCGGGCTCGCTCTCCTGGTCGGCGTGCGGATCGCCACCGGTGTGCCGGGCATCATCCTGATCCTCCTGCTGTCTATGGTCTTCGGCATAGCCTGGTCCGGAATATCACTGTTCGTCGGGCTGAAGACCAAGAACTCGGAGACCACGCTTTCCGTCGGCCTTCTGACCACCTTTCCCTTGCTATTCCTCTCCACCGCGGTGATGCCCAAGCCTCTCCTGCCGGAATGGGTGCAGAAGGTGGCCACCATAAATCCAATCTCCTACATCAGCGACGCCCTTCAGGGGCTCATCATACGGGGGTTCGAATGGAGCGCGATCGGCAATGCCATCATCGTGACGATCATCATAGGCATCATATCCCTGGGGGCGAGCATAGCCTTGTTCCGCCGAGCGGTGTCCTGA
- a CDS encoding flavodoxin family protein: MKVVVLNGSPRKDGNTAALLKKMTEDHADVDLKYFDLVDMKIKPCISCMYCKTHELCSIKDDMNKVYNAVKEADAIVLGSPIYMGAETAWLKGAVDRMYAFLARNPNGPGYQTKLDGGKRAVAVFTCGNPQGDKVYSFMNDRFYSWLGLASVNEVKSFIVPGVNPTMNVMDLVAAQKAVDEVKQFLQ; this comes from the coding sequence ATGAAAGTGGTAGTTTTAAACGGCAGCCCCCGCAAGGACGGCAATACCGCCGCGCTGTTGAAGAAGATGACCGAGGACCATGCGGACGTGGACCTGAAGTACTTCGACCTGGTGGACATGAAGATCAAACCATGCATCTCCTGCATGTACTGCAAGACCCACGAGCTGTGCTCCATCAAGGACGATATGAACAAGGTCTACAATGCGGTCAAGGAGGCGGACGCCATCGTCCTGGGCTCCCCCATCTACATGGGGGCGGAGACGGCATGGCTCAAGGGCGCGGTGGACCGCATGTACGCCTTCCTGGCCCGCAACCCCAACGGCCCTGGCTATCAGACCAAGCTTGACGGAGGGAAGAGGGCTGTGGCGGTCTTCACCTGTGGCAATCCTCAGGGCGACAAGGTATATTCGTTCATGAACGACCGGTTCTACTCGTGGCTCGGCCTGGCCAGTGTCAACGAGGTCAAGTCGTTCATCGTCCCCGGCGTCAACCCGACCATGAACGTTATGGACCTGGTGGCGGCCCAGAAGGCGGTGGATGAGGTAAAGCAGTTCCTGCAGTGA
- a CDS encoding DUF1269 domain-containing protein: MAKKEEPMTIVVARYDDLTGGTRSWEGLRMIRKEQSRGERMEIRDAAVLTKTADGELKVRETKDFGAGKGFITGAVVGGIIGIAAGPVGWAALGVGILGALGAELRNKGFDEHRIKTMASEMKPNSSAIIVLVADQWVPEVKEEIGKQATDVWTQGLSGDVIQHMEAKGDVTLPPEATAEPAKVAPRI, encoded by the coding sequence ATGGCGAAAAAAGAAGAGCCGATGACCATAGTGGTGGCAAGGTATGATGACCTGACCGGCGGGACACGCTCATGGGAAGGTCTGAGAATGATCAGAAAGGAACAGAGCAGGGGTGAAAGGATGGAGATCAGAGATGCCGCTGTTCTCACCAAGACCGCAGATGGCGAGCTCAAGGTCAGGGAGACCAAGGACTTTGGGGCCGGCAAAGGATTCATCACCGGTGCTGTCGTGGGCGGGATCATCGGCATCGCCGCGGGCCCGGTGGGCTGGGCCGCCCTGGGCGTGGGCATCCTGGGCGCTCTGGGCGCTGAACTGAGGAACAAGGGTTTCGACGAGCACCGCATCAAGACCATGGCCTCGGAGATGAAACCGAACAGCTCGGCCATCATCGTGCTGGTGGCGGATCAATGGGTCCCGGAGGTCAAGGAGGAGATCGGAAAGCAGGCCACCGATGTATGGACCCAGGGACTGTCCGGAGATGTCATCCAGCACATGGAGGCCAAGGGCGATGTGACCCTTCCCCCGGAGGCGACGGCCGAGCCCGCCAAGGTGGCTCCCAGGATATAA